TGCATCTAGCTCTGTACATTGACTTAGTTCCAGTAGAGCTTCCTGGCAGTCAGAACGTTTGGCTAGCGGTTCAGGTGCAGAGCGAATCGCCCACAAGTGTGGACCGAAGATCTCTATCTCTAGTCCAAAATGAGTTAACTGGTTAACTTGCTGTTCAGTGAGATCTGGCAGCATGATTGGGGGCGTTAGCGGTACCAACTGCCAATCTTTCTGGAGCTGTTCGTAGAGAACGCGCTCGTGAGCAATGTGTTGTTCTATGAGCCACATGCCGCTCGTATGCTCGGCCAAAATGTAGGTTTGATGAAGCTGTGCGATCGCACGTAGTTCATGCAGCCTCTCATGGTCTTCCTCAGTGTTAGACAACAGCGAAGACTGTTGTAGGTTATATACACCTTTACCTTCTGCGACCTTCACTAACTGCTGAATTTTTTGACTGTGTCCTGCATCAGCATCGTCTGGAATCTTGAGCAGCTCTTGAATCACCGCTGCTACCCGCTGCTGCCACTGTTCAAGATCTCGAAGGTAAATATCGGTTTTTGCCGGATGACGGTTCCAGTCAACCTGCTCGGGTTCGATGTATAGATGTATAAAACACAGTGGATATCGATGGCGTGGCAGGGTTTGCCGAAAGTTGCGTAAAATCGTCTGCTCTAGTGGTCTTAGGGCCGTAAAATTATCGTCGCCGCTCACCTGTACGCAGCGTCCATTGACGGCCACTCGCACCCAGTCGGGACGGTGGCGGTGGCAGCGGTCGGGTAGACCCAGCAAAACTTCTAAGTATTCTGTACCGTTATTGAACGGAACTTTTAGGCAGCGCAGATCTCCAGGGTCGAGGGTGCTGAGAATCTGGGGCAAGATGTCTTGAGCTGTTTGACCGGGGGCGATGCTAAACCATTGACGCTCGCCTTGATAGACCTGCCACGTGATCTGGGGATGGCACAGGGCATGGCTGTGGATAACGGCCTGAATGCTCCGTAACTGCTGCGTTAGAGAGGGAAGAGCCTGTTTGCGGGCCGGCCAGTCCCAAAAAAGTTGGTCTACCGTGGCGATAGTACCGGATGCGATCGCAACCTGATTCACCTCCGCTACTTGTCCCTGCCGGTCATAGGTAACCTGCCATCCTTCATCACCCCTGCGACTACAGATATTAAGTTGGCCCACCTGAGTCAAGCTATGGAGGGCTTCACCCCGAAATCCTAACGTTCTAATCTGCGAGAGATCACCACTCCGCAGCTTGCTGGTCGTGTGCGGAGCCGCCGCCTGCTTGAGATCGGCCCAGCTTAGCCCTACTCCATTATCAGAAACTTTAATGCGCCAGTTATCCGGCCACAGGGCAATGACAATCCGAGTGGCTTGGGCATCGATTGCATTATCAATCAGCTCTCGCACGACTGCAGCCGGTGAATCAATCACCTCTCCGGCTGCGATGCGATGCACCAGTTCCGTCGATAGGGGTTGAATCCCAGTCAATCCTAAACTTTCTCCAAGAATCACCCTTTTATCTTGACCGATTCCGGGACCATTCGTTGCCGTTGTCAATTGAGCCGTTTGAGGTTGGCGAATAATCAGTGCAGCGAGTGAAGTTCTGTTCAGATGCCATTTCTGAGGGCTGTCTGTTACCTTTGCGACAAAAGTACAAATAACTTAGGCAATGTTCCGTATTTATACGGTGATACTCTTTGGGTAGAGAAATTAGTATAGATTTATCGGGCTGTCATACCCCCCGCATATAGCCCAGCTGAGTCCCCGAAATGGCAACTTGTTCCGAAAGGGCAAGACGCAAACTAGCAGACCTAAAAACCATCTTAGGGGTATGGATGCTGTTAGTTCCGAAGGGGCTTTACATAATCAACAAAAAGCCTCCGCCTTCTGGGTGGGGGCTTTTTGCTGCTTTGAATTAACTTTTCAAGTATCCCGGCTCTATGAATCTTCAAACCAATGCTGCCACGGACACAGCGAGTTAAGCCTCGCATGAAGCCGTTGAACAAAGCTGCGATCGCACCTACTGCTGAGATCAAAGGCCCACGCTTTTGCCCGAGCTTCAAAGCTTATCGGCTGGCTTGATAAAGTTCTAAATAGCGGTGCAGATATTCCGTTAGTAGGCCGTGGAGAAAGAGATCTCTGGCAGCGTTAAAGGGACTGTTGGGAATCAGCGGATGGCGATTGGTGATCACATGGTTCCAGCGGCTGTCTCCTGTCAGGTTGCTGATATAAAGGCCAAAATTCTCATCGAGCTGCAGTGATAAAACCGCTCGGGCAAACTCATCGCTTGTTAAACAAAGGGAATAAAAGACCTTGAATAGCTCGATCGCGGATTCGAGATCGAGAATCCTGCACCAGCGGCGCTTGTCAAAGTCAATATTGACTTCAATGGGCTGAATACTATCGAAGCATAACCCTCGCTCTTGAACCGCTGCCAGCCACTGGGGATGTTCTTCTTGGGCCTGGTGATAGTCCCAAACGAAGTTATACAGAATCAGATCATGTTCTAGAAACGCCATGCGGTCGGCTAAGTCATGGACCGTTTTTGGGTACAGGGTTGAGCGTTCAATTTCAGGATCGGGACCATTCTCAATTAAGAAATTAGCGATGTTAGATCCGAGGCCGATGTGGCGAATAATCAGGTAGCAGGCTTCGGGCGTAACGAAGTGATTGAGAAAGAAAGCCGCAACCTGATGCATCAAGCGATAGGCTCGGAACTGGAATGGTAATAGACGCTTGATCGTCATGATGATGGCGAGGAAGATATTTGCGATCGCTTTAATTGGAATCAGCAAATAGCTCCGGGTCCAGTGCTGCAAATCCTTGAGCATGTAGGATTTCGCCACTGGATCGAGGGGAATCGCCTGATCGATGTATAAAACATCCCAAGTGTTCGGATCACGGCGATTATAGGGTTGAGGAGTATAGACGGGCGACTCGGAGCAACCCGGCGGCGTCTGGGAAGAGGTATGTGGCATGTTATTCAATCTCCTCTAGCTGAAGTCGATAGAGTCGGGCCGTGACTTGAGCCGTTTTGAAAATTCTCTGGGCAATGTCGTCCGTCATCCAGTCAGCCTGCAGCAGTGCATCGAGCTTTTGTAGGTGCGATGCGTCGTTGTCGCCGTGGTAGGCCAAAAAAGAAACCTGCTCCGTCGATAGATTTAGCGTGGCCTGGATTCGCTTTGCCCATTGTCCGGCAAGCTGGTTGCCAACCCCTTCAATGATCATCATGCTGCCGATCAGATCAACGGGGTCGAGCTGAGAAGCTTTATGGAAGATAAAGGCTGAGAGAGCTTCACCACCAATGTTCTTTTGGGCATTGAGAATCTCTATGGGGTTACCGCCTACCGCAACATAATTCTGCTCTAGCATTTGGAAGTCTCGATGCTCTTCTTGAGCATGTTTGATAAAGGTGGAGCGGAGCTGAAAGTCTGTGAAATTAGAGGCTGCCCGGGCAATCCACCTTGCACCCTCAGCAACCTGTGGACGCAGGTTACGCAGCAGCGCCTGATAGTCCTCGAGCGAGAAGGTGCCGTTATGGAGCCTATGCACGAGGGGCACTGAGCGAAGTTGGCGCTCGAACTCAAGCCACGTTAAGGTGAGTTGACGCAGTAGATCGGCTGATTTTGATACCTCTATGGGGGCTGGCTGTTGCTTGCTCTCAGGTTTGTTGACTGAGGAGAATTGAGGACTTGCCGGTAAAGATTGGGGCTTAGCCTGCACAACGGTTAGCATCATGTATGCGGTAGTAAATCGTCCGCTTTCGGGTACGAAACAAAAGATTTTTTGGTCGGCCTGTAGTTTGCCGGAATGGAATAATTCTTCCAGCATCAGATAAATCGAAGCACAGCCGGTATTGCCCCTTGTGTAGAGGTTCGTAAACCATTTGTGTTCAGGAATCATGCAGTTGGCTTTCTCCAGCAGGTCCACAATTTTGCTTTTGAAGAAGTGAGAGGAATAGTGACAGAGCAGCCAATCGATCTCTTGCGGATTCACACGACCCATTTCAATTAACTTCAGCCAGCCTTCAACCCCGAGCTTGACCACCTGATCTAGTAGCCGAGTATTTTGGCGGAGATTCATGGCTCCAGCCTGGGCGGCTTCGATATAGGAAGGATAGTCTAGCCAGCTTTTATGACCATCTACGGACCCAGCAGACATGCAGACGGGATAGGCATTGGCATGAGAGATCAGTTCAATCCAATCGACGCGTAGGCTCAAACCTTTTGGGTTAGGGCGATCTTGAAGAATGAAGGCTCCGGCTCCGTCTGAGAGCATCCAGCGCAGGAATTCGGTATCGAAGGGGAGTGAGGCACCGGTCTGAATGGAGGTTTCGGCTTCAAATTTGGTGTGCTTGAACAATCGTGAGGCGAACTCGGAAGCAGTTGAGATCGCATTCTTTCGTTTCCCCAACTCAAGCTGCGAGATCGCATAGTTAAGTGCCGCAACGCCAGAACAGCAAACGCCTTGGGTCGAAACAATCTCCAATGGTGACAGCTCGGGCAGTTCACCATGAACCATACTGGCAAATCCGGGTACTAAGAGGTCTGGGAGTGTCGTTCCACAGGCAAGGAGGTCAACCTCTTGAGCCATCAGTGGAGCATTGGCTAAGCCATCTCGAACGGCATGGGCTGCCATTTGACTGTTGGAATAGCAGGTTTTTTGCTGCGCATCGATCGCGTAATAGCGCTGCTGGATGCCGTTGCGCTTGAGAACACATTTTCTGGCTCTAGAGGGTTGACCGTTGACCTGGCCAAGGTGGGCTTCTATTTCATGGTTGGGAATTGCATCCCCCGGCAGAAACTTTCCGATCTCATTGATATAGGCACTGGGCATAGGTAAATCTTCCTCAACTGGATAGCCCCATCCTGTCGTCTCAATTTATGAATATACAATGATCAAAATCTATACACCGTTAGGAATACCAAGGTTGGTGAAAAAGAACGAACGAAGGTGAAGCAGCATGAACCAGAGTCGCTTCTCTGTCTGATGACTGAGTACTAGGTGACTATGCCGATCATGTTCTAGATTTCACCGCTATTGAATCACAGGTGTGGGGGAAGTTGCGCGTACCCCATTCTCAAAATGCTTTGGACAAACAGATTGCTGCTACGGCTCTGAGCTATGGATTAACCCTCGTGAATTGGAACGTTCGTGATTTTGAGGGGACCGATGTTAAGGTCGTTAACCCATTCTGTACGTGAAACCATTTTGAGTCTCAGAATTCATTAATGTCTCAGGATTTCCTCAATTACTCTAGTTCTGAATGAATTAAGGTGATAGCGAAGGCGCAAAGCTAGGCACTACGCGGCTATTCTACAGCTAGAAAAGATCACAACTGGAGCCATCAATATGAAGATTCTCATGATTTTGACCTCCCACGATCGCTTGGGCGACACCGATAAGAAAACAGGCTTTTGGCTAGAAGAATTTACGGCCCCCTATTACGTCTTTAAAGATGCTCAGGCCCAGATCACACTCGCTTCTCCTAAAGGAGGACAGCCTCCCCTTGACCCGAAAAGCAATGACCCGAGCCAGCAAACTGATTCTACCCATCGTTTTGATGCCGATCCAGAAGCCCAAGCCGCACTTGCCAATACAGTGACCCTGAACAGCATCAACGCTGCTGACTATGATGCCGTTTTCTATCCCGGAGGTCACGGGCCGCTATGGGATCTGGCAGAAGACTCTAAGTCTATTGCGGTGATTGAGGCGATGTTTGCCGCTGGGAAAACGGTCTCTGCTGTGTGTCATGCTCCTGCTGTATTTCGCCATACTAAGACGCCTGATGGCGCGCCTCTTGTGCAAGGAAAATCTGTGACTGGCTTTAGCAATACGGAAGAGGCTGCTGTTGAATTGACTGAGATCGTCCCCTTTTTAGTTGAAGATGAACTCAAATCTAGGGGTGGCAACTACTCCAAGGGCGAAGACTGGCAACCCTACATCCTCACGGATGGAAAATTGATCACGGGTCAGAATCCAGCATCCTCGGCGGCGGTGGCTCAGGCCGTTTTGAAGCAACTGCAAGGATAGATGCGCTGTACTCCCGATGGTGCAATGGGCTAAGGCAAGATTGTTATTGCTGTGGGTTTCCCTTAGACTGTTGCCAGCGTGGCGGTCATAGACGCCAGCATGGTTCAGCAACGGGAGTCGAGAATGGCTACGGCCAAAATTAAGCCAAAGGAACGAGATGCCGTCATTCAGGCTTTGCAGGCTGGTGTTGTTCCCCGTAAAGGTCAGCATCTGATCCAGGTGGGCCGTGTAGAAGAAATTAAGGCACTATTGCGTGACATTGAGCGGATTACTGATGGTGGCTCTGCAACCCGCTTTGTGATTGGCGAATATGGTTCGGGTAAAACCTTCTTTCTGTCGCTAATGCGTACGATCGCAATGGAAAAGAAGTTTGTCACCACCCAGGCTGATCTCACGCCCGATCGCAGGCTCCATGCCACAAACGGACAGGCCCGTGCTCTGTATTCTGAGTTGATGGCGAATTTGTCTACGCGCACGAAGCCTGAAGGTGGTGCCCTGTCTAGTGTCGTGGAGCGGTTTGTGACATCCGCTATTGCAGAGGGACGCGATCGCAACTTAGACCCCGAAGAAATCATCCGAGAGCGATTGGCTCATCTTTCTGAGTATGTGGGGGGCTATGACTTCGCCGAAGTCATTGCTGCCTACTGGCGGGGCCACGACTCTGGAGACGATACTCTCAAAGCCAATGCTGTCCGCTGGCTGCGAGGAGAATTCACCACTAAAACTGAAGCCCGTGCGGCTTTGGGGGTGCGCTCCATCGTAGATGATGCCTCTGTTTATGATCAGCTAAAGCTGTTTGCCCAGCTCGTGAAGCTAGCAGGCTACAGCGGTTTCCTGGTGTGCATGGATGAGATGGTCAATCTCTATAAAATGGCCCATACCCAGTCCCGCAAAACGAACTACGAGCAAATCTTACGCATCCTCAACGATAGCCTGCAGGGCACAGCCTCTGGTATTGGTTTTATCATGGGCGGCACACCAGAATTTCTCATGGATTCGCGCAAGGGTCTCTACAGCTATCCGGCGCTTCAGACCCGTTTGGCCGAGAATAGCTTTGCTGCTCAAGGACTGGTCGACTACACTGGCCCTGTGATCCGGCTCGCGAACCTGAGTGCAGAAGACTTATATATATTGCTCAGCAAAATTCGGATGGTGTTTACCAGCGGCAATCCTAAGCAGAAG
The sequence above is a segment of the Acaryochloris thomasi RCC1774 genome. Coding sequences within it:
- the mutL gene encoding DNA mismatch repair endonuclease MutL; its protein translation is MTGIQPLSTELVHRIAAGEVIDSPAAVVRELIDNAIDAQATRIVIALWPDNWRIKVSDNGVGLSWADLKQAAAPHTTSKLRSGDLSQIRTLGFRGEALHSLTQVGQLNICSRRGDEGWQVTYDRQGQVAEVNQVAIASGTIATVDQLFWDWPARKQALPSLTQQLRSIQAVIHSHALCHPQITWQVYQGERQWFSIAPGQTAQDILPQILSTLDPGDLRCLKVPFNNGTEYLEVLLGLPDRCHRHRPDWVRVAVNGRCVQVSGDDNFTALRPLEQTILRNFRQTLPRHRYPLCFIHLYIEPEQVDWNRHPAKTDIYLRDLEQWQQRVAAVIQELLKIPDDADAGHSQKIQQLVKVAEGKGVYNLQQSSLLSNTEEDHERLHELRAIAQLHQTYILAEHTSGMWLIEQHIAHERVLYEQLQKDWQLVPLTPPIMLPDLTEQQVNQLTHFGLEIEIFGPHLWAIRSAPEPLAKRSDCQEALLELSQCTELDAALVATACRSAIRNGTPLALPEMQTLLDQWQRTQRPRTCPHGRPIYLSLEETNLARFFRRHWVIGKSHGI
- a CDS encoding DUF6999 family protein; its protein translation is MPHTSSQTPPGCSESPVYTPQPYNRRDPNTWDVLYIDQAIPLDPVAKSYMLKDLQHWTRSYLLIPIKAIANIFLAIIMTIKRLLPFQFRAYRLMHQVAAFFLNHFVTPEACYLIIRHIGLGSNIANFLIENGPDPEIERSTLYPKTVHDLADRMAFLEHDLILYNFVWDYHQAQEEHPQWLAAVQERGLCFDSIQPIEVNIDFDKRRWCRILDLESAIELFKVFYSLCLTSDEFARAVLSLQLDENFGLYISNLTGDSRWNHVITNRHPLIPNSPFNAARDLFLHGLLTEYLHRYLELYQASR
- a CDS encoding beta-ketoacyl-ACP synthase III, translated to MPSAYINEIGKFLPGDAIPNHEIEAHLGQVNGQPSRARKCVLKRNGIQQRYYAIDAQQKTCYSNSQMAAHAVRDGLANAPLMAQEVDLLACGTTLPDLLVPGFASMVHGELPELSPLEIVSTQGVCCSGVAALNYAISQLELGKRKNAISTASEFASRLFKHTKFEAETSIQTGASLPFDTEFLRWMLSDGAGAFILQDRPNPKGLSLRVDWIELISHANAYPVCMSAGSVDGHKSWLDYPSYIEAAQAGAMNLRQNTRLLDQVVKLGVEGWLKLIEMGRVNPQEIDWLLCHYSSHFFKSKIVDLLEKANCMIPEHKWFTNLYTRGNTGCASIYLMLEELFHSGKLQADQKIFCFVPESGRFTTAYMMLTVVQAKPQSLPASPQFSSVNKPESKQQPAPIEVSKSADLLRQLTLTWLEFERQLRSVPLVHRLHNGTFSLEDYQALLRNLRPQVAEGARWIARAASNFTDFQLRSTFIKHAQEEHRDFQMLEQNYVAVGGNPIEILNAQKNIGGEALSAFIFHKASQLDPVDLIGSMMIIEGVGNQLAGQWAKRIQATLNLSTEQVSFLAYHGDNDASHLQKLDALLQADWMTDDIAQRIFKTAQVTARLYRLQLEEIE
- a CDS encoding type 1 glutamine amidotransferase domain-containing protein, whose amino-acid sequence is MKILMILTSHDRLGDTDKKTGFWLEEFTAPYYVFKDAQAQITLASPKGGQPPLDPKSNDPSQQTDSTHRFDADPEAQAALANTVTLNSINAADYDAVFYPGGHGPLWDLAEDSKSIAVIEAMFAAGKTVSAVCHAPAVFRHTKTPDGAPLVQGKSVTGFSNTEEAAVELTEIVPFLVEDELKSRGGNYSKGEDWQPYILTDGKLITGQNPASSAAVAQAVLKQLQG
- a CDS encoding ATP-binding protein gives rise to the protein MATAKIKPKERDAVIQALQAGVVPRKGQHLIQVGRVEEIKALLRDIERITDGGSATRFVIGEYGSGKTFFLSLMRTIAMEKKFVTTQADLTPDRRLHATNGQARALYSELMANLSTRTKPEGGALSSVVERFVTSAIAEGRDRNLDPEEIIRERLAHLSEYVGGYDFAEVIAAYWRGHDSGDDTLKANAVRWLRGEFTTKTEARAALGVRSIVDDASVYDQLKLFAQLVKLAGYSGFLVCMDEMVNLYKMAHTQSRKTNYEQILRILNDSLQGTASGIGFIMGGTPEFLMDSRKGLYSYPALQTRLAENSFAAQGLVDYTGPVIRLANLSAEDLYILLSKIRMVFTSGNPKQKLIPDDGIQAFMAHCSQYIGEAYFRTPRNTIKAFVDLLAVLEQNKQVSWKDLVTQVQVNSEVSSSISSASAASSNGKRSKDQPKASEDLAAFRL